A portion of the Acidisarcina polymorpha genome contains these proteins:
- a CDS encoding ADOP family duplicated permease, whose amino-acid sequence MKMLEILRRKTELREEIESHLRMATADRVARGESPVDARRAAVREFGNVPLVADVTRERWGWLRLERLAQDLRFALRQLRRTPAFTTTVLLTLALGIGANAAIFSLVNAVLLKNLPVSDPKRLVRLGDNSHDCCVGRNGTREEGAYSNFSTDTYVRLKQSLPEFEELAAMQAGWAYRPVIARRDGAQNEARSVTAEFVSGNYFATFGLRPGAGRLLIDADDLPGAPATAVMSYETWQHEFNGDTAIVGSTFWVNTKPLTVVGVAPRGFFGDRMAVTPPDFYLPIQTMASLANASYVNDPETNWLYIIGRVKPEVPPALLQEKVNAVLRQAFAMQRDFSTVNGKSFLARVHATLTPGGEGIQTMQEGYGFQLHLLMWIAGVVLLIACANIANLLLVRGMGRRTEMSVRLALGAMRGRIVRQLLTESILLASLGGLLGLALAYGGSRMLLVLAFPGAQNVPIEATPSLAVIGFAFALSVLTGILFGVAPAWISAQARPADALRSGTRTTVSGTSLLQRTLVVLQAALSLVLLVGAGLFSQSLGKLQNTDLRLDARNRYIVHINPQAAGYSGIQLEALYRTIEDRFHAVPGVVKVGISTYAPMEDNRWSNYIMVQRDPGAKGLAGFVRANADYFNSVGTKVVMGRGFDPRDTSNAPSVAVVNQAFQQKFFGGKNPIGQRIGFPDSPGDFEIVGVVDNTVYTDVHLKDDPMYFVPMMQRPASDKSPIERDISLYAGTIVLETAQPIDGMERIASKILPASTQI is encoded by the coding sequence ATGAAGATGCTTGAGATCCTTCGCCGCAAAACGGAACTTAGGGAAGAGATTGAGAGCCACCTCAGGATGGCGACTGCAGACAGAGTGGCTCGCGGGGAGTCACCCGTTGACGCGAGGAGAGCCGCAGTTCGCGAGTTCGGGAATGTTCCGTTGGTTGCGGATGTGACGCGCGAGCGCTGGGGATGGCTGCGCCTGGAGCGGCTGGCGCAGGACTTGCGCTTTGCGTTGCGCCAGTTAAGGAGAACGCCGGCATTCACGACGACGGTTCTGCTCACGCTGGCTCTGGGCATTGGGGCCAACGCGGCGATCTTCTCGCTCGTGAACGCGGTTCTCCTGAAGAATTTGCCTGTGTCCGATCCAAAGCGGCTCGTGCGTCTAGGCGATAACAGCCACGACTGCTGTGTCGGCCGCAACGGCACTAGAGAAGAAGGGGCCTACTCGAACTTCTCAACCGACACATACGTGCGTCTCAAGCAGAGTTTGCCTGAATTCGAAGAGTTGGCCGCGATGCAGGCCGGGTGGGCCTACCGACCCGTCATAGCGCGGCGAGATGGCGCGCAGAATGAAGCCCGTTCGGTGACGGCCGAGTTTGTGTCGGGAAATTACTTCGCGACATTTGGGCTGCGCCCCGGAGCGGGACGATTGCTCATTGATGCGGACGACCTGCCTGGCGCGCCGGCTACCGCGGTCATGAGTTATGAAACGTGGCAACATGAATTCAACGGAGATACCGCGATCGTCGGTAGTACTTTCTGGGTGAATACCAAACCGCTGACGGTGGTCGGAGTGGCGCCGCGAGGGTTTTTCGGCGACCGGATGGCAGTCACACCTCCGGACTTCTACCTGCCGATTCAGACGATGGCCTCGTTGGCAAATGCCTCTTACGTCAATGACCCGGAGACGAACTGGCTCTACATTATCGGGCGCGTCAAACCGGAAGTTCCGCCGGCCCTGCTTCAGGAAAAGGTGAATGCAGTCTTGCGGCAGGCGTTTGCAATGCAACGCGATTTCTCCACTGTGAACGGCAAGAGTTTTTTGGCAAGGGTCCATGCGACTCTGACGCCGGGCGGTGAAGGTATCCAGACGATGCAAGAAGGCTACGGGTTTCAACTCCATCTGCTGATGTGGATTGCCGGGGTGGTACTGCTGATTGCCTGCGCCAACATCGCCAACCTTCTGCTGGTGAGGGGCATGGGAAGGCGGACGGAAATGTCGGTTCGGTTGGCGTTGGGGGCAATGCGCGGAAGGATCGTTCGCCAGCTTTTGACGGAGAGCATCTTGCTGGCGTCCTTGGGTGGCCTCCTGGGTTTGGCTCTTGCATACGGAGGTTCGCGCATGCTGCTTGTGCTCGCATTTCCTGGCGCGCAGAATGTCCCCATTGAGGCCACACCGTCGCTCGCTGTGATTGGTTTTGCGTTTGCGCTTTCGGTGTTGACGGGCATCCTGTTCGGCGTGGCTCCTGCATGGATCTCGGCACAGGCCAGGCCCGCGGATGCCTTGCGCAGCGGTACCCGTACCACCGTATCCGGAACATCCCTGCTTCAGCGGACGCTGGTGGTTCTGCAGGCCGCGTTGTCTCTAGTGCTGCTGGTGGGCGCGGGATTATTTTCACAGAGCCTGGGCAAACTTCAGAATACTGACTTGAGGCTCGATGCTCGCAACCGCTATATCGTGCACATCAATCCCCAGGCCGCAGGCTACTCGGGGATACAGTTGGAGGCCCTTTATCGGACCATCGAAGATCGGTTTCACGCGGTGCCGGGCGTCGTCAAAGTTGGCATCTCCACTTATGCTCCGATGGAAGATAACCGCTGGAGCAACTACATCATGGTTCAGAGAGATCCTGGAGCAAAGGGCCTAGCCGGGTTTGTAAGGGCCAACGCGGACTACTTCAACTCCGTCGGCACGAAGGTCGTGATGGGGCGTGGGTTCGATCCGCGGGACACGTCGAACGCTCCCTCAGTGGCCGTGGTGAATCAGGCCTTTCAACAGAAGTTTTTTGGCGGGAAGAATCCGATAGGGCAGCGAATCGGCTTCCCTGATTCGCCCGGTGATTTCGAGATTGTAGGGGTGGTGGACAATACCGTTTACACAGATGTTCATTTGAAAGACGACCCCATGTATTTCGTGCCCATGATGCAGCGACCCGCAAGTGATAAATCTCCGATCGAAAGAGACATATCGCTTTATGCAGGAACTATAGTGCTTGAGACCGCGCAGCCCATCGATGGCATGGAGAGAATTGCAAGTAAGATACTGCCGGCATCAACCCAAATCTGA
- a CDS encoding PadR family transcriptional regulator, with protein MATRSSYQNRIELLQGTLDMLILKTLQWGAQHGYGISQAIRVTSGEVLQVETGSLYPALHRLERQGWVTAEWKQSESNQRAKFYKITKLGKEQLASDYERWEKMVATIEAIMTSRRGVV; from the coding sequence ATGGCGACCAGAAGCAGCTATCAAAATCGAATTGAACTCCTGCAGGGAACATTGGACATGCTGATCCTGAAAACACTGCAATGGGGAGCGCAGCACGGTTACGGCATAAGCCAGGCAATTCGAGTGACTTCCGGTGAGGTATTGCAGGTCGAAACAGGATCTCTGTATCCGGCTCTTCATCGGTTGGAGCGGCAGGGTTGGGTCACTGCCGAGTGGAAACAGAGCGAGAGCAATCAGCGAGCTAAGTTCTACAAGATCACGAAGCTGGGTAAAGAGCAGTTGGCCTCCGACTATGAGCGCTGGGAAAAGATGGTCGCGACCATCGAGGCAATCATGACTTCCAGGCGAGGCGTTGTATGA
- a CDS encoding serine hydrolase domain-containing protein, whose translation MTARTNRRDVIRWMLSAVMGGITEARLSASTALFAGAEYLSKFAPVRRWIQQAVATGEATGVAVAVVHRGRIVWEEGFGWANREASLRATPHTPFGMASITKPFTTTTLMTLVAEGKLRLDEPANKYLAESKICGRNGDADAATVRLLGSHASGLPGIYESYDADEASLVPTSNALIHAYGRLAYPPATCYEYSNLGFAVLNGIASGLTQTELGALMHRKVIVPLGLNDTFFGRDSKRLRSSAARYDAHGGLIPHYTTSTPASGELYASAHDLARFALFNMRQRSSGLAAILNDEQIDELHRPVFTGPTGVATTFGWFTGHTASGIPFFFKSGGDPGVANRMCFLPSHDLACVAITNRSNGSELAYSVCDEVIANFLPDWRRPEEDCGFPSKLFVATPAWRGRWQGWLENDGAKMPVQLNIESEASASLALGTNRAEIITGMRAEGEAFTGVSTGRINSPDAIRTAATALQIKLLPSNGRLVGRVFAIAGDPNIKNVRLPYVLTLQRS comes from the coding sequence ATGACCGCACGGACAAACCGTCGTGACGTGATTCGGTGGATGCTCTCGGCGGTGATGGGCGGCATCACCGAGGCGAGGCTCAGTGCCAGCACCGCGCTCTTCGCTGGTGCGGAGTACCTGTCGAAGTTCGCACCGGTACGCAGGTGGATCCAGCAGGCGGTGGCGACCGGCGAGGCAACCGGGGTTGCGGTCGCAGTGGTTCACCGAGGACGCATCGTTTGGGAGGAGGGTTTTGGTTGGGCCAACCGGGAGGCGAGTCTGAGGGCTACGCCGCATACTCCGTTCGGCATGGCCTCGATCACCAAGCCGTTTACTACGACGACGCTCATGACTTTGGTTGCTGAAGGCAAGCTTCGCCTCGATGAGCCCGCTAACAAATACCTTGCAGAAAGCAAGATCTGCGGCAGGAACGGTGACGCGGACGCCGCGACTGTTCGTCTGCTGGGTTCGCACGCTAGCGGCCTTCCGGGTATATACGAATCCTACGACGCTGATGAAGCAAGCCTCGTTCCTACTTCGAACGCCCTGATTCATGCTTACGGCAGGCTCGCGTACCCACCTGCCACTTGTTATGAGTACAGCAACCTGGGATTTGCGGTCTTGAACGGGATCGCTTCAGGCCTGACCCAGACGGAGCTTGGCGCACTCATGCATCGAAAGGTGATTGTCCCCCTTGGTCTCAATGACACCTTTTTCGGTAGGGACTCCAAGAGATTGCGAAGCAGTGCGGCGCGATACGACGCGCACGGCGGTCTTATCCCGCATTACACAACATCGACGCCTGCTTCGGGTGAGTTGTATGCGAGCGCTCACGATCTTGCTCGCTTCGCACTCTTCAACATGCGTCAGCGTTCTTCAGGTCTAGCGGCGATTCTGAACGACGAACAAATTGACGAACTGCATCGGCCGGTCTTCACCGGGCCCACCGGGGTTGCGACCACCTTCGGCTGGTTTACGGGCCACACGGCCTCCGGTATTCCTTTCTTTTTCAAGAGCGGCGGCGACCCGGGAGTCGCCAACAGGATGTGCTTTCTACCGTCGCACGACTTAGCCTGTGTGGCCATCACCAATCGATCCAACGGGTCGGAGCTGGCCTACAGCGTGTGTGATGAAGTGATCGCGAACTTCCTGCCAGACTGGCGCCGGCCAGAGGAAGATTGTGGCTTTCCGAGCAAACTCTTCGTCGCGACTCCGGCTTGGAGAGGGCGATGGCAGGGATGGCTTGAAAATGACGGCGCCAAGATGCCGGTTCAGCTGAACATCGAGTCAGAGGCATCCGCGTCTCTGGCCCTTGGAACGAACCGCGCCGAGATAATCACCGGGATGCGGGCTGAGGGCGAGGCGTTTACAGGCGTCTCCACCGGCCGAATCAACTCGCCTGACGCGATCAGGACGGCGGCCACTGCGCTACAAATCAAACTGCTTCCCTCGAACGGCCGGCTGGTTGGCCGGGTATTCG